The Myxococcaceae bacterium JPH2 nucleotide sequence GTGCACGCGCCCCGTGAGGAAGACGGCGACACACATCAACCCGGTGAGCCCCGCGAGCACCCACGCCTCGCGCGAAGGCCGCGTCCACCGCCCCTCCAGCCACAGGAGCAGCAAGGGCGCCACGACCCACGCGCCCATGAGGTCGCCCACCCACCAGACCCAGGCCGCGTGCGCGAAGCCCGCCAGGGGGAGCACGCCCCCGAGCCACAAGCTCACGGTGCCCATGACGGTGCTCACCCACGTGCACACCGCCATGCCCAGCCCCAGCACGACGACGTCCCGCACCCGCGCCAGCTCTCGGGAGAACCCGGCCCGCTGCAGCACCAGCGCGCCCAGCACGGCCTCCAGCGTGTTGCCGGTGGCGATGCCCAGCGTGGTGAGCAGCGAGGCGTCGTTGAGCCACGACGCGGCGAACATGGACAGGAAGATGGCCGGCCACCGCGACACGCCGAGGAGCAACAGGCCCGCCAGCGCCACCCCCGTGGGTGGCCACACCGGACTCACGCTGCCGCTCACCGTGGACAGCGACAGCCCCAGTCGGGCCGAGGCGAAATACACCCCCGCCAGCGCGAGCCCCTGCACGAGGCCGCTCCGTCTCCACGCCGACATGACTGCCTGCCGCTGCTCGCTGATGACGCGTCCCCCCGCGCCCCCCGCCGTATGACCCGACAGGTAGAACGCGCCGCATGCTAGCCGGGGTGCATCAACGTTGCACCTGCCCTCCAGTCAGCAGGCAGGCAAGCGCGCCCTGTCCACCCGCGTGCAATGGATGGGGGCCGGGTCCGTAGAAGAGAGCAAGGAGGATCACGAACGATGTCGCGTCCTGGAATGGCTGCCTTGCTGTCGTTCCTCATCCCTGGCGTGGGGCAAATCTACAATGGGGACATTCTGCGCGGAGTCTTCTGGCTCATCATCACGCCGGGCTTCTGGATAGGCACGGGTGGGATGCTGGGTTGGATCTGCCACATCATCGCCGCGGCCACGGCGTTCAACCGGGCCGAGGCCCGGGAGAAGCAGCGCTTCGGCATCGCCTGACGCACGCACCACCGGCCTCCCCAAAGTCGGGGGAGGCCGGGCCGCGGGCCTCCCCAAAGTCGGGGGAGGCCGGGCAGGCGCGAGCGGCGCGGCGCAATGCCGGTGCCCATCCTGCTGACTGGCGACACCTGTCGCCGCATCAGGAGGGACGACCTTGCGGAAGCTGACGACGGTGGGACTGCTCACGGGGCTGATGCTCGGCGGCACGGCGCTGGCGCAGGACATGACGGACAAGGCGCAGGATGCCGCCAATCAGGCGCAGGACAGCGCCAACCAGGCCAAGGACACGGCCAAGGACACGGCCAACCAGGGCATGGGCGGCTCCGGCAGCAGCCAGATGCCCTCGGACCCCAACATGGGCACGGGGGGCGCCAGCGCGACCGCGCCGAGCGGCTCCTCCATGCAGGGCGAAAAGAAGGAGATGACCGCCAAGGTGCTCGGGATGTCGTCCGACAGCCTCTTCCTGGAGGGCGACAAGGGCGTCGCCATTCCGGTGAAGGTGACGCACGAGACTCAGCTGGCGGGCAAGAAGCTCAAGAAGGATGAGCGCATCGAGTCCCACTTGAAGAAGGACTTCCAGATGGGCGAGGAGGTGCGCACCAGCTTCGAGGTGAAGCACCACAAGGACGGCAAGGTGGAGAACGTCGCCACCTCCATCGACAAGCAGTAACCGTGCGTCCGTGAGTCGCGCGGCGTGGGCCGGCGTCAGCTCCCTTGGGGGCTGACGGCCGGCACTCGCGCATCGGGCAGCACGGCTCGCTCAGTACTCAAGCGGCGGCTGCGGCCCGGGGACGATTCCGGCGATATCCGGATCCTCTTCCCCCACTCCTCGCGTGGGGCGCTCCGACTTCTCCTTCGCGCGCTCGTTCTTCTTCGCTTCTTTCTCTCGCTGGTGCTGCTGTCGCGCCAATTCCTTCTGACGCTTCGTGGACCTTCCCTGCATGGGACCCTCCCGGAGGATGAGGAGCAAAAAAGAAGCCCGGCCTCGAGGGAAGCCGGGCCTCGCGGATGCATGACGTGCAGCCGAGCCCTGAGGCTCAGACCGGGCGGACGTTCTCCGCCTGCAGGCCCTTGGGGCCCTTCTTCACGTCGAACTCCACCTTCTGGCCCTCGGCCAGGGTGCGGAATCCGTCAGCCTGGATCGCAGTGTGGTGGCAGAACACGTCCGGGCCACCGCTGTCCTGCGTGATGAAGCCGAAC carries:
- a CDS encoding cold-shock protein, whose protein sequence is MASGTVKWFNDAKGFGFITQDSGGPDVFCHHTAIQADGFRTLAEGQKVEFDVKKGPKGLQAENVRPV